CCCATACACCACTTGCGATGATGATTAAACCACCATCATGCATGGTTCTATTGATTTTACCCATTCCTCTGTATAAAATGAATCCTATAATTGCAACTAAAAGACCATAACCTGCATCGGTTAAACAGAAACCGAAGAAGAAAGGATATGTAAGAGCTACAAATAAAGTAGGGTCAATTTCATTGTATTTCAATGGGGAATACATTTCAACTAACAATTCATAAGGTTTTGCATACGCATTGTTTTGTTGCAATACAGGAACGTCTTCTGCATTGTCTGGAACTTCCTCAACTTCCATGATTGCATGGCCTTCAGTTGCGGTCTCAATAATAGCTTGAGCTTTTTCCACATCTTTTTCAGGTACCCATGCCTCAAAGACATAAGTCTTGTCAGTTTCAGCAAAACCAGCGAAAACCTCATTCTTATCTTTCTCATTTTCTAATTGTTCTTTTAAAGCAAGAACTTCATCATCCCATTTTTCCGCTACAACTTTCAATTCAGCTTTAGCTTGGGATCTTTCACTTTCGATAGCTTGGAGTCTGGATTCAGAAGAGGAAATAAGACTATCCGGTCTTCCTTCTAAACCTTCAGTTTCAAACTTCTCGAATTCATTTTTCCTAAGTAAGGTATAGATATCATCCTTATACTCATTAGCAACGACGACAACCATGATATAACTTTCTTTTTCTTCGTCTGGTACTAATTCATAGAAGAGATCATCTGTAATCTTACTGTATTCATCTTTGAATTTCTGAGCTGACTCAGCAGTGATCCTACCAACAATGGTAGAAGTGTACTTGGAATCGCTTAATAGACCTAAGTCCATATCTAAAGGTTTTAGCTTTTCAGCCAACTCTTTATTTGATTCAAGTTTACTCTCTTCACTGTCTAGTGCGGCTAACTTATTTTCAATACCTTTTGTTTCACCTTCGACCTGGCTTAATGTTGATTCTGCATAAGCTATCAAGCTTTCAGTATCAACATCCTCGACTTCTTTTGGAACTGGAAGGTCAGGACTGATAAATGACATTATCAGTTCCTTCATGCTTCTATCCTCAGACAAGGCATCTCCAAGCAAGTCGGAAATACCGCTTGTCTTCATGAGAAGTGAAGATAGCTTACCGGTGTGGGGTGTAACTTTTGAAGGTTTCAAAAGTTCTGCTAGCTTAGGATCTTGCTGAATACGTTCAGAAATATCATTTATTTGAACAATACCCTCGTCGTGAAGTGCACTGACCGTAGGACTAGCGTATTTGTCCAAAGTTATAACATTAAGCTTACGCATTCTCGCAGTTCTAAACATTATCTCACACTATAAAATATTTTTAACAATAATTGAAGCAGCTTCGTCTATATTTTTTCTTGCGTCATTTTTGATGCTTTCAACATCTTTTTCTGCTTGAGAAGTAATAGATTCAGCTTCTTTCTTTGCATTTTCTTCTGCATTAAAAACAGTAGATTGAGCTTCTTCGCTAGCTTCATTCTTAGCAAGTTCAATCATTTCATTAGCTTTAACAGTAGCCTCATCAATCATTGCTTTCGCATCGACTGTTGATTGTTCTACTAAGGAATCAGCATCGCTTTCAGCTTTTTTTATTTGGGTAATAGCTTCTGATATCCCTGCCATAATAAATCACCATGGTAATCTTATTTTTATTTTTGTTAATATATATATTTTATTAAAATATTGTAATATTATTATATAATAAAGAAATTATAACGACATTATAAAATTTAATTTTCTTAAAAAATTAGACTGAAATTTCAATAAATATTTTGATAAAAACTAAAAAAATCCAAAAAAATCCAATAAAAAATTAAATTGATTAGAATTAATAAAATCCCAAATAAAAGTATTAAAATGAAGATATGAAAAATAAAAAAATAGCTTTCATGAAAAAAACTTGAAATTTCATGAAAGGAAAAAAATAGTGAAATTTGAAAACAGAATAAAAACAGTTTACAGATCATTGAAAAAAATTATAAAAAGATAATAAAAAATTAATAAAAAAATAATGAAAAATAAAGAAAAAAGTTAAAAAATTAAAATAAAAATTGAATTATTTGTGGAATAATCTTAAGAAAGATTTAGGTAATTTTCCAAGATATGCTGCAATTGCAATTACAAGCAAAACAATACCAAATATAATGAAAATGAGATTATATGGCATCAAGAGGAAAGTAATACCTACCAAAACAAAAATTAACCCATCAATGAGAATAGCTGCCTTAGTCCAGCTAGGTTCAAAAACAGACATCGCAAGTGTCCATCCAACTACAATAAGCACAACACTTGAAGCAATGACATCGTAAGTTACTGGGTTTGCATCAACATAATTCCATAATCCTAAAACCATTAGGATAACTGAAAAAGCAAGTAGAATAATTGATTTTTTTGTAATTCTCATAGTATCAACTTAAATTTTTTTATCATCAGATATGTCAATAATTATTATTTGTAAATGACTAACTCATCAATAGCTTTTCTAGGAGTGTCTCTTGGCTCTGCATTTCCATAACCTAAAGGAGTGAATAGTACAGGTTCCCATTCATCATCCAAATCAAGGAATTCTCTTGCCTTATCCGGCTTGAATGCTGCAATGAAACAAGTGTTTAAACCTACATCTTCAGCTGCAAGGATCATATGAGTCATTACAATGGTTGCATCAATGTCTGCAATGTTCTTATCATCATACTTTCTAGTCCAAGCCTTTTCCTTAGAGGCAACTACACAAAGGACAAGTGGTGCTTGTGTAAACCAATCAGGACTGTAAATTCCTTTCAATTCTTCTTTATACTTTTTAGTGTCAATTACAATTACCTTAAAAGGCTGGAAGTTTACTCCAGTTGGAGCAAGTTGAGCAGCTTTAAATATCATATCTAATTTTTCCTGCTCCACTTCCTTATCTTCAAAGCCTCGCATACTGTATCTTTGTTCAATTACATCAAAAAATTCCATTTTTATTTCTCCATCATATAATAAAAAGATTAATCATCAATATTCTTATTTTTAAAACCTTCATAAACAATATTTTCCAAATCACAGAAACGTCTGAATTTCTCTTCCTCTTCCATTTCCTCATGTGCATGAGCTACAAGTCCTGGAAGCCTTCCAATCATAAAAATGCCTAAACCTAAAGAGCTGTCAAAGCCCAAATCAGAAAGCAAACCCGCATTTGCACCATCAACGTTTAAGCAAATTCCTTTTCTTTCAGACAAAATACTTTCGATAACAAGTGCCAATTTAGTATGTGGACCAATAGATGATTCCAATATTCCCAAATCCAATAGCCTAACTGCACGAGGGTCCTTATTATGATACCTATGACCATAACCCGGGATTCTTTCAGACCTTGACTCATATTCTTCTACAATTTCAAT
This genomic window from Methanobrevibacter ruminantium contains:
- a CDS encoding V-type ATP synthase subunit I, yielding MFRTARMRKLNVITLDKYASPTVSALHDEGIVQINDISERIQQDPKLAELLKPSKVTPHTGKLSSLLMKTSGISDLLGDALSEDRSMKELIMSFISPDLPVPKEVEDVDTESLIAYAESTLSQVEGETKGIENKLAALDSEESKLESNKELAEKLKPLDMDLGLLSDSKYTSTIVGRITAESAQKFKDEYSKITDDLFYELVPDEEKESYIMVVVVANEYKDDIYTLLRKNEFEKFETEGLEGRPDSLISSSESRLQAIESERSQAKAELKVVAEKWDDEVLALKEQLENEKDKNEVFAGFAETDKTYVFEAWVPEKDVEKAQAIIETATEGHAIMEVEEVPDNAEDVPVLQQNNAYAKPYELLVEMYSPLKYNEIDPTLFVALTYPFFFGFCLTDAGYGLLVAIIGFILYRGMGKINRTMHDGGLIIIASGVWAIILGLVTNGLLGDLWTRILGWGPALPTVIDSINAFKYPATILVIAIVIGIIYTNLGFILGAIDNLRYGEKKEAIGSQIVWFVFELGIILLVLGFLFPAIGMIGMALGAVFIVAALGMLIWGNGAYGLMDVFGFMGDVLSYARLLALCLATGGIAMTVNILTNMVNDMIPVVGIVLAIIIFIGGHIANFLFQVLGAGVNALRLNYVEFFSQFYMGGKHSFEAFKAKRQFTKIKK
- the ahaH gene encoding ATP synthase archaeal subunit H, whose amino-acid sequence is MAGISEAITQIKKAESDADSLVEQSTVDAKAMIDEATVKANEMIELAKNEASEEAQSTVFNAEENAKKEAESITSQAEKDVESIKNDARKNIDEAASIIVKNIL
- a CDS encoding nitroreductase family protein, producing the protein MEFFDVIEQRYSMRGFEDKEVEQEKLDMIFKAAQLAPTGVNFQPFKVIVIDTKKYKEELKGIYSPDWFTQAPLVLCVVASKEKAWTRKYDDKNIADIDATIVMTHMILAAEDVGLNTCFIAAFKPDKAREFLDLDDEWEPVLFTPLGYGNAEPRDTPRKAIDELVIYK